In Balaenoptera musculus isolate JJ_BM4_2016_0621 chromosome 17, mBalMus1.pri.v3, whole genome shotgun sequence, a genomic segment contains:
- the LOC118883218 gene encoding fatty acid-binding protein, adipocyte, producing the protein MCDAFVGTWKLVSSENFEDYMKEVGVGFTTRKMAGMAKPNLIISVNGDVITIRSESAFKNTEISFKLSQEFEEVTADDRKVKSTITLDEGALVQVQKWDGKSTTIKRKRVDDKLVVECIMNAVTATRVYEKA; encoded by the exons ATGTGTGATGCATTTGTAGGTACCTGGAAACTTGTCTCCAGTGAAAACTTTGAAGATTACATGAAAGAAGTGG GAGTGGGCTTTACTACCAGGAAAATGGCTGGCATGGCCAAACCCAATCTGATCATCAGTGTGAATGGGGATGTGATCACCATTAGATCAGAAAGtgcctttaaaaatactgagaTTTCCTTCAAATTGAGCCAGGAATTTgaggaagtcactgcagatgacaGGAAAGTCAAG AGCACCATAACCTTAGATGAAGGTGCCCTGGTGCAGGTGCAGAAGTGGGATGGAAAATCAACCACCATAAAGAGAAAACGAGTGGATGATAAACTGGTGGTG GAATGTATCATGAATGCTGTCACTGCTACCAGAGTTTATGAGAAAGCATAA